One segment of Proteiniborus ethanoligenes DNA contains the following:
- a CDS encoding DUF4177 domain-containing protein, whose amino-acid sequence MSDNSIASEEEQITTQESITQDEIKAKKKKTKNWSQILITTCLILILFMTFLIYTGQEVQVAPQQWEYKIIDVFPNQSNNRTGAGSGEYNSISPSPFELNELGSEGWELVTSYLEMETAYPNFGNEDYVTGIRENVRPQRLVLIYKRPITSQNSN is encoded by the coding sequence ATGTCTGATAATTCAATAGCTTCAGAAGAAGAACAAATAACTACTCAAGAATCTATTACTCAAGATGAAATTAAGGCAAAAAAGAAGAAAACAAAAAACTGGTCACAAATACTGATAACAACTTGCTTAATATTGATTCTCTTTATGACTTTCTTAATTTACACAGGTCAGGAAGTGCAAGTTGCACCACAGCAATGGGAATACAAAATCATAGATGTTTTCCCTAATCAATCAAATAATAGAACTGGTGCAGGCTCTGGTGAATATAATTCAATATCTCCATCACCATTTGAACTCAATGAATTGGGTTCTGAAGGATGGGAGCTAGTAACTTCATATCTTGAAATGGAAACTGCCTATCCTAACTTTGGAAACGAAGATTATGTTACAGGAATTAGAGAAAATGTGAGGCCACAAAGGTTAGTGTTGATTTATAAACGTCCAATTACTTCACAAAATTCAAATTAA